The Streptomyces sp. V4I8 genome includes the window CTGGTTCACGCAGGGCGCCGCCGACGGGTTCAACATCATGCCGCCGGTCCTGCCCTCCGGCCTCGACGCCTTCGTCGACCACGTCGTCCCGATCCTGCGCGCCCGCGGTCTGCTCCGCGGTGAGTACGGCTCGCGCCAGACCTTGCGGGAGCGCTACGGCCTGCCGCGCCCCGCCAACCAGTACACCGTCCGGGAAACCGCCCTCGTCTGAGAGGACCAGCTCATGTCCATCGACTCCATCGGCTCCATCGGCTCCATCGGCATCCAGAAGGTCACCGCGCACATCGGCGCCCGGGTCTCCGGCGTCGACATCTCTCAGCCCCTCGGCGCGGAGACGGTCGCCGCGCTCCGCGAGGCCCTCAACATCCACAAGGCCCTCGTCTTCGACGACGTGAACCTCGACGACGCGTCCCATCAGGCCTTCGTCCGCCACTTCGGCGACGTCACCACCGCCCACCCGACGGTCTCCTCCGTCGCCGGTGTCCCGAACGTGCTGCCCGTCGACAGCGAGCGCGGCCGTGCCGCCAACCACTGGCACACGGACGTGACCTTCGTCCTCAACCCGCCGCAGGCCACCACCCTGCGCAGCATCACGATCCCGCCGTACGGCGGCGAGACCCTGATCGCCAGCTCGGCGGCCGCCTACCGCCAGCTGCCCGAGCCGCTGCGGAAGCTGGCCGACGGCCTGTGGGCGGAGCACACCAACGACTACGACTACGCGGTGCCGGACGAGGAGGTCGACGACGAACAAGCCGCCCAGCGCGCCCAGTTCACGTCGATCAAGTACCGCACGGTCCACCCGGTGGTCCGCGTCCACCCGCTGACCGGTGAACGCGGTCTGTTCGTCGGCGGGTTCGCCCAGCGGATCGTGGGCCTCTCGCCGGGCGAGTCCCGCAAGATCCTCGAC containing:
- a CDS encoding TauD/TfdA dioxygenase family protein — encoded protein: MSIDSIGSIGSIGIQKVTAHIGARVSGVDISQPLGAETVAALREALNIHKALVFDDVNLDDASHQAFVRHFGDVTTAHPTVSSVAGVPNVLPVDSERGRAANHWHTDVTFVLNPPQATTLRSITIPPYGGETLIASSAAAYRQLPEPLRKLADGLWAEHTNDYDYAVPDEEVDDEQAAQRAQFTSIKYRTVHPVVRVHPLTGERGLFVGGFAQRIVGLSPGESRKILDLLQAYVTRPENILRHRWSENQLVVFDNRITQHYAVDNYDDLPRRLHRVTLAGDVPVGIEGKASYSIEGDASHYTPVATPTPAAA